A genomic window from Paramormyrops kingsleyae isolate MSU_618 chromosome 23, PKINGS_0.4, whole genome shotgun sequence includes:
- the gpr3 gene encoding G protein-coupled receptor 3 — MTNNDSQIDWVEGTEDTEPSLDLSLSPDEFPALNPWDVVLCVSGTLISCENAVVVATIFYTPTLRAPTFLLIGSLATADLLAGLGLILHFLFRYCVPSDSVQLATVGLLVTSFSASVCSLLAITVDRYLSLRNALTYCSEHTVTRTRLMLLLTWAGSALLGLLPAMGWNCLQGASACSVVWPLARAHLALLSGAFLVAFALMLQLYARICRVVCRHAHQIALQHHFLPPSSSSHYVTTRRGVSTLALILGVFTSCWLPFAIYSLLGDASYPPLYTYATLLPATYNSLLNPLIYAFRNQEIQKVLLAACCGCFSNRLPCHNHPPSDV; from the coding sequence ATGACGAACAACGACTCCCAGATTGACTGGGTGGAGGGCACAGAAGATACAGAGCCCTCCCTCGACCTGTCACTGTCCCCAGACGAATTCCCAGCTCTAAACCCCTGGGATGTGGTGCTCTGCGTGTCTGGCACGCTCATCTCCTGCGAGAATGCGGTGGTGGTGGCGACCATCTTCTACACACCGACGCTGCGCGCGCCCACCTTCCTGCTCATCGGCAGCCTGGCCACAGCGGACCTCCTGGCCGGCCTGGGCCTCatcctgcacttcctgtttcgCTACTGCGTGCCCTCAGATAGCGTGCAGCTAGCCACCGTCGGCCTGCTGGTGACCTCGTTCAGCGCCTCCGTCTGCAGCCTCCTAGCCATCACAGTGGACCGCTACCTATCGCTGCGGAACGCGCTCACCTACTGTTCGGAGCATACTGTGACGCGCACCCGCCTCATGCTGCTCTTGACGTGGGCCGGCTCGGCCCTGCTCGGTCTGCTGCCTGCCATGGGCTGGaactgcctgcagggggcgtctGCCTGCAGCGTGGTGTGGCCGCTGGCGCGCGCCCACCTGGCGCTGCTCTCCGGGGCGTTCCTGGTGGCGTTCGCTCTCATGCTGCAGCTGTACGCCCGCATCTGCCGGGTGGTGTGCCGTCATGCCCACCAGATCGCCCTCCAACATCACTTCCTGCCCCCGTCATCCTCCTCGCACTACGTGACCACGCGGCGCGGGGTCTCCACGCTGGCACTCATCCTGGGCGTCTTCACCAGCTGCTGGCTGCCCTTCGCCATTTACAGCCTGCTGGGCGACGCCTCGTACCCGCCCCTCTACACCTACGCCACCCTGCTGCCGGCCACATACAATTCGCTGCTCAACCCGCTCATCTACGCCTTCCGGAACCAGGAGATCCAGAAGGTTCTCCTGGCCGCCTGCTGTGGCTGCTTTTCGAACCGGCTTCCATGCCACAATCACCCTCCCAGCGACGTGTAG
- the wasf2 gene encoding actin-binding protein WASF2, which translates to MPLVTRNIEPRHLCRQTLPNNVKSELECVTNITLANIIRQLGSLSRYAEDVFGELFVQASHFALRVNSLGERVDRLQVKVTQLDPKEEEVSLQAITTRKAFRSNLTQDQQLFIRPSLPVPVQETYISCDQPPPLGKLSMYRDDGKEALKFYTDPSYFFDLWKEKMLQDTKDIMKEKRKHRKEKRDNPNRGNLNPRKVKTRKDEWERLKMGKEFVVPKNDGDMEMNSNEMLNGSICSGEGLGTYGSDGYLDQSSYDMDSPLQPPPPDEFLPPPPPDMTSSEAERDPSHTHMMSPAHAPPPPPMSPHQSLAPPPVPPPPPPFEMAPPPPPDFGSPLSPPTSLPNFPSPPAPSLAPSEDQAAIPPPPSLPPAGPPPPPPPPPPPGPPPPPGPPAPPLSSANTASPSAPKTQQVAAGGARSDLLQAIRQGFNLRKVEEQREQEKRDHVGNDVAAILSRRIAVECSDSEDDSSEFDDEEWSE; encoded by the exons ATGCCGCTGGTGACGCGTAACATAGAGCCTCGGCACCTGTGCCGCCAAACCCTACCCAACAACGTCAAGAGTGAGCTGGAATGCGTGACCAACATCACACTGGCCAACATCATCCGGCAGCTGGGCAGCTTGA GTAGATATGCCGAGGACGTCTTCGGGGAGCTCTTCGTCCAGGCCAGCCACTTCGCCCTGCGCGTTAACAGCCTGGGAGAGCGTGTTGATCGGCTGCAGGTCAAGGTGACACAGCTGGACCCCAAAGAGGAGGAAG TTTCCCTGCAGGCCATCACCACCCGCAAGGCCTTCCGCAGTAACCTGACCCAGGATCAGCAGCTCTTCATTCGGCCCTCCCTTCCTGTTCCGGTTCAGGAGACCTACATCAGCTGTGACCAGCCGCCCCCCCTTGGCAAGCTCTCCATGTACAG GGATGACGGCAAGGAGGCCCTCAAGTTCTACACTGATCCCTCCTACTTCTTTGACCTCTGGAAAGAGAAGATGCTGCAGGACACCAAGGACATCATGAAGGAGAAGCGAAAGCATAGG AAAGAGAAGCGGGATAACCCGAATCGTGGCAACCTGAACCCACGGAAGGTCAAGACCCGCAAGGATGAGTGGGAGAGGCTGAAAATGGGCAAGGAGTTTGTGGTGCCCAAAAACGATGGCGACATGGAAAT GAACTCCAACGAGATGCTGAACGGGAGCATCTGTTCGGGGGAAGGGCTGGGCACCTACGGCTCAGACGGCTACCTGGACCAGAGCTCCTACGACATGGATTCCCCCCTGCAGCCACCGCCGCCTGATGAGTTCCTGCCCCCGCCGCCTCCAGACATGAC GAGTAGCGAGGCTGAAAGGGacccctctcacacacacatgatgAGCCCTGCACACGCTCCGCCACCTCCACCCATGAGTCCTCACCAGAGCCTGGCTCCTCCGCCTGTCCCTCCACCCCCTCCACCTTTTGAgatggcccctccccctccccccgattTTGGCAGCCCCCTTTCCCCACCCACCTCCCTCCCCAACTTCCCGTCTCCACCTGCACCGTCTCTGGCTCCTTCCGAGGATCAAGCAGCTATTCCGCCTCCACCTTCCCTGCCACCCGCAgggcctcccccacccccacctccgccgcctcctccaggcccccctcctcctccaggaCCCCCGGCTCCCCCCCTCTCCTCTGCCAACACTGCGTCTCCCAGCGCCCCCAAAACTCAGCAGGTGGCTGCAGGAGGTGCACGCAGCGACTTGCTGCAAGCCATTCGGCAAG GATTCAACCTACGAAAGGTGGAGGAACAGCGCGAGCAGGAGAAGCGGGACCACGTGGGCAACGACGTGGCAGCCATCCTGTCGCGCCGCATCGCGGTGGAGTGCAGCGACTCCGAGGATGACTCCTCTGAGTTCGATGATGAGGAGTGGTCTGAATGA
- the LOC111839711 gene encoding probable methyltransferase-like protein 24 — MRAGSTGLRRLLPRLCLLIIPLLLVLQILVGVKLPGTHRDDSSQEFAFTIISIENGRSLSLPDGSVNSRNAENGGPELWDEEEGPRGASGPQGYEARKEESPRQEGARQQLELWPWAASSPSLTAEVERFVTYITTPQVQCSQVLLPGESQAESQASSWALCADGWKLPLDQPRSCVSYSFSMDQKDRAFVEKMLWAGCEVHQFDPSPRRESASGQVQQHRIWIDWRGPRGGVQNRPGHGLPRRLSAIMDALGHREVHFLNADLESAEWRVLESWALDGTLGRIQQLLLTVHLQWAGFEVAGSDTEVVRFWYSAIRGLGAAGFSLLHSATGTGNTILRHPLPKVHSTYTLTWVKTEGVLGSD; from the exons ATGCGAGCCGGCAGCACTGGTCTGCGCCGCCTTCTCCCGCGGCTCTGCCTGCTGATCATACCACTGCTCCTGGTCCTGCAGATTTTGGTCGGAGTGAAATTACCTGGGACTCACCGCGACGACTCCTCCCAGGAGTTCGCCTTCACCATAATTAGCATCGAGAACGGCCGGAGTCTGTCTCTACCGGACGGCAGCGTCAACTCCCGGAACGCAGAGAACGGGGGCCCCGAGCTCTGGGACGAGGAGGAGGGGCCCCGAGGGGCGTCCGGTCCACAAGGGTATGAAGCCCGGAAGGAAGAATCCCCACGGCAG GAGGGCGCCAGGCAGCAGCTGGAGCTGTGGCCCTGGGCGGCCAGTAGTCCCTCTCTCACAGCAGAGGTGGAACGGTTTGTTACCTACATCACCACGCCGCAG GTGCAGTGTTCGCAGGTGCTCCTTCCAGGCGAGTCCCAGGCTGAGTCCCAGGCCAGCTCATGGGCCTTGTGTGCGGATGGCTGGAAGCTGCCGCTGGATCAGCCGCGGTCCTGCGTCTCCTACTCCTTCAG CATGGACCAGAAGGACAGAGCCTTTGTGGAGAAGATGCTGTGGGCGGGTTGTGAGGTGCACCAATTTGACCCAAGTCCAAGGAGGGAGTCTGCTTCAGGCCAGGTTCAGCAGCACCGTATCTGGATTGACTGGCGGGGGCCCCGAGGAGGGGTGCAGAACAGACCTGGACATGGCTTACCCAGGAGGCTGAGTGCCATCATGGACGCCCTGGGACACAGAGAG GTTCATTTTCTAAACGCGGACCTGGAGAGCGCAGAATGGCGTGTCCTGGAGAGCTGGGCTCTCGACGGCACCCTGGGTAGAATCCAGCAGCTGCTCCTCACAGTGCACCTGCAGTGGGCCGGGTTCGAGGTGGCCGGCAGTGACACCGAGGTGGTGCGCTTCTGGTACAGTGCCATCCGTGGGCTTGGCGCGGCGGGTTTCAGCCTGCTGCACAGTGCCACGGGCACTGGGAACACCATCCTGCGGCACCCACTGCCAAAGGTGCACAGCACGTACACGCTCACCTGGGTCAAAACTGAGGGGGTGCTCGGCAGTGACTGA
- the ahdc1 gene encoding transcription factor Gibbin — protein sequence MSRLSGRLRSAGVRLGCGALAEEDCLELETPAPWESHEGHAGSAGTPPPGAGSGASIHYSFFSSPSLANGLRSPEDRLHKRPRIGARRRRQPEPLDEEGQEEHGKPQPELLQVHQQLGTLPQAHPDLRMEVETDSVTDQLASMSPLALTGADQSDICTASIQPCTPHYCPASPLSPHQREPDPEPPLSPAASAPVLMPSPIQAPPIIPTPVEGERKYALRSSGRPRFPCRLRKSSRLRRTMEDEGKKEETEGDGPGESDRSCRVEGPGFSGRGEPYQPSEASMSGDLLSMSHHSIEFCAETLEPVQATGPLSCRGRRRGRCVGMRKIVVKVARIPINLSRRQKSYKISSLEPPSLPVGQDGSGGLGGEGGEGQGMGDGVAGVPREPTALLKMKNNGKSVMVMFPPGELPVILKRRRGRPPKQIVPGQPDLREARVSTALSGEPKKPRRRRRVKLPSPQPSYVADTNDVKMEYGDVLSKLAFLNRQPPATGRCSPPRCWTPSEPESFHTPPENPGISTLLHRLTGFRRRGGRAGCMGGRGGGAAGSGEAFKSSFSDFFETIGKKRKVPPAEPGQPRKRGKGVAAGLSRAAFLGMDPGSLAPGEKGVRKRRPRKNGVLKQGQQEQEWSNGGSWGGKGGGQEIPSDRDRGTNYQGCPSPRGRFPPCDMGKGFYPNRGVSGGGEEAQGLFAGYFRSLLDSDDSSDLLDISMSSPASRTDSRKLTPGYESGSPGQGQRWSPAFPKKALKSQSPASDSPLQGQPSTAARPPYGYSMAETSPTNSFPKSMPPALSLSRSPSSPHPSSSGFSSFPSGYGSGQQSTGSGTASLPQQQRLSDCSFPYGAGMGKGPSTSPAGQCHMGYSGFQPSQTPVKRGYGGYPGSAHSALLRGESGHMTGPASPGGSYMTMAKTSPFSSSSPPDSCKQYPSSQWGYRQGYQGWGPDSFGPHQYHAYSDYCTGGTNESKDILDISNYTPQKAKQRSFSETLSESSSDSSHLGPTGASMGGGASGYRPRDTLPAAEGQSSLSSLEKLMLDWHENSAGPSYNWSQSVLFQGGTKPGRGRRKRTESQADREGCALNFPPASPSSSSSPGPGPKRSPMAARAPRGTRGRGGFSSCQRERAPSGKPKVQKPPTTAAQPGGTALFQDTLDYYSGDSSSLSPLPSQTQGFGLDACEYSSPYSVHPSTPSSDERFSQLFPGETASLSPCPEALKPYPKPAPPPAYSVPPRTFSPSCSPTPRLLSSCSAAQSPHRAPSKDFQHYDSPNYCGSPCWYGQGGSLASSPQSYDSERPSGATLPPHGRTDKRELSQAGSSGLRAGPPPHSPYPIPLHRGSSSSSCATVTLDSSPLPEDMGFTLHPDNYPSMPQRYPPQPARGGVLCQLLDQPAEDGFTVTSL from the coding sequence ATGAGCCGGCTGTCGGGGCGGCTACGCTCGGCGGGCGTGCGCCTTGGGTGCGGGGCCCTGGCCGAGGAAGACTGCCTGGAACTGGAGACTCCAGCGCCTTGGGAGAGCCACGAGGGGCATGCTGGGAGCGCAGGGACGCCTCCCCCAGGGGCCGGCTCGGGGGCTTCCATCCACTACAGCTTCTTCTCCTCCCCGTCACTTGCTAACGGGCTGCGCAGCCCCGAGGACCGGCTGCACAAACGGCCCCGCATCGGGGCAAGGAGACGCCGACAGCCAGAGCCCCTGGATGAGGAAGGGCAGGAGGAACACGGCAAGCCCCAGCCAGAACTCCTGCAGGTGCACCAGCAGTTGGGCACCTTACCGCAAGCACACCCAGACCTCCGGATGGAGGTGGAGACCGACTCTGTGACAGACCAACTGGCTTCCATGTCCCCATTGGCTCTTACGGGAGCTGATCAGTCTGACATCTGCACAGCCTCCATCCAGCCGTGTACCCCTCATTACTGCCCAGCCAGTCCTCTTAGCCCCCACCAGAGGGAGCCAGACCCTGAGCCCCCACTAAGCCCTGCAGCGTCTGCCCCGGTTCTGATGCCGTCGCCCATACAAGCCCCTCCCATCATTCCAACCCCCGTTGAGGGCGAGAGGAAATACGCACTGCGCAGCTCAGGGCGGCCGCGTTTCCCCTGCCGACTGCGCAAATCGTCCCGTTTGCGTCGGACGATGGAAGACGAGGGTAAGAAGGAGGAAACAGAGGGTGATGGACCAGGAGAAAGTGACAGGAGCTGTAGAGTAGAGGGTCCAGGGTTCAGTGGTAGGGGTGAGCCCTATCAGCCCAGCGAGGCCAGCATGTCTGGTGACCTTTTGTCCATGTCTCACCACAGTATAGAGTTCTGTGCTGAGACACTGGAGCCTGTCCAAGCCACGGGGCCCCTGTCCTGCCGGGGCCGTCGCCGGGGACGCTGTGTGGGCATGCGCAAAATCGTGGTGAAGGTGGCCCGCATTCCCATCAATCTCAGCCGCCGACAGAAGAGCTACAAAATCTCCTCCCTGGAGCCACCGAGTTTGCCAGTGGGACAAGATGGCAGCGGGGGGCTTGGAGGGGAAGGCGGAGAAGGGCAAGGCATGGGCGACGGTGTGGCAGGGGTTCCCCGTGAGCCAACTGCCTTGCTGAAGATGAAGAACAATGGCAAGAGCGTGATGGTAATGTTCCCCCCCGGGGAACTTCCCGTCATCCTAAAGCGCCGGCGTGGGCGACCTCCGAAGCAAATCGTGCCGGGCCAGCCAGATCTGCGCGAGGCACGGGTCAGCACTGCGCTCTCCGGGGAGCCCAAGAAACCACGCCGGCGACGGAGAGTCAAGCTGCCCTCCCCTCAGCCTTCGTACGTAGCTGACACCAATGACGTCAAAATGGAGTATGGAGACGTGCTCTCCAAATTGGCCTTTCTGAACAGGCAGCCCCCGGCCACAGGGCGCTGCTCTCCGCCTCGCTGCTGGACACCCAGCGAGCCTGAGTCCTTCCACACACCCCCAGAGAACCCAGGTATCTCCACACTGCTGCACAGGCTCACCGGCTTCCGCCGCAGGGGGGGACGGGCTGGCTGCATGGGTGGCCGGGGTGGTGGGGCAGCTGGCTCTGGTGAGGCCTTCAAGAGCTCCTTCAGTGATTTCTTCGAAACCATTGGAAAGAAGCGAAAAGTGCCTCCCGCTGAGCCCGGGCAGCCCCGTAAACGGGGTAAGGGGGTGGCGGCCGGCCTGAGCAGAGCTGCTTTCTTGGGGATGGACCCGGGCAGCCTGGCACCAGGGGAGAAGGGAGTCCGCAAGCGCCGGCCACGCAAGAATGGGGTGCTGAAGCAGggtcagcaggagcaggagtgGTCCAAcggggggagctgggggggcaaAGGAGGGGGGCAGGAGATCCCCAGTGACAGGGATCGGGGCACAAATTATCAGGGATGCCCGTCCCCCCGCGGTCGCTTTCCTCCCTGCGATATGGGCAAAGGGTTCTACCCCAATCGAGGGGTAAGTGGAGGGGGCGAGGAAGCCCAGGGGCTCTTTGCAGGGTATTTTCGGTCTCTCTTGGACTCTGATGATTCCTCGGACCTGCTGGACATCTCCATGTCTAGCCCCGCCTCTCGCACAGACTCCCGCAAACTGACCCCAGGATATGAGTCCGGCAGTCCCGGGCAGGGCCAGCGCTGGTCTCCTGCCTTCCCCAAAAAGGCACTGAAAAGCCAAAGCCCTGCCAGTGACAGCCCACTTCAGGGCCAGCCCAGCACAGCGGCCCGCCCCCCGTATGGATACAGCATGGCAGAGACCTCCCCAACTAACTCCTTCCCAAAATCCATGCCCCCGGCCCTTTCGCTGTCTCGCTCCCCCAGCTCGCCGCACCCTTCCTCTTCAGGCTTCTCCTCATTCCCCTCTGGCTACGGCAGTGGTCAGCAGTCCACAGGCAGTGGCACTGCATCACTGCCGCAGCAGCAGAGGCTAAGTGACTGCAGCTTTCCCTATGGTGCAGGGATGGGCAAAGGTCCCTCGACCTCCCCCGCTGGCCAGTGTCACATGGGCTACTCTGGCTTTCAGCCATCTCAGACGCCTGTCAAACGAGGCTATGGCGGCTACCCCGGGTCAGCTCATTCTGCCTTATTACGAGGGGAGTCTGGGCACATGACTGGGCCTGCCTCTCCTGGTGGCAGTTACATGACAATGGCAAAGACGAGTCCCTTCTCTTCTTCGTCACCCCCAGACAGCTGCAAGCAGTATCCCTCCTCTCAGTGGGGATATAGACAGGGTTACCAAGGCTGGGGTCCTGACAGTTTTGGGCCCCACCAATACCACGCCTACAGTGACTACTGCACCGGAGGCACCAACGAGTCCAAAGACATCCTGGATATTTCAAACTACACACCACAAAAGGCAAAACAGAGGTCCTTCTCTGAGACGCTCTCCGAGTCCTCCTCTGACTCCTCACACCTGGGGCCCACCGGTGCCagcatggggggaggggctagTGGGTACCGTCCACGGGACACCCTGCCTGCAGCTGAGGGCCAGTCCAGTTTGTCCAGCCTAGAGAAACTCATGTTGGACTGGCATGAGAACTCTGCGGGACCCTCCTACAACTGGAGCCAGAGTGTGCTGTTCCAGGGCGGCACAAAACCAGGCCGGGGACGGCGGAAACGCACAGAGTCACAGGCAGACCGAGAGGGCTGTGCACTGAATTTCCCGCCGGCGTCACCCTCCAGCTCCTCTTCGCCTGGCCCAGGGCCCAAGCGCAGCCCGATGGCAGCCCGGGCCCCCCGCGGGACGCGAGGCAGGGGTGGCTTCTCTTCCTGTCAGCGTGAAAGAGCCCCATCGGGGAAGCCGAAAGTGCAGAAGCCCCCCACGACGGCAGCACAGCCTGGCGGGACAGCACTATTCCAGGACACGCTGGACTACTACAGCGGAGACAGCAGCAGCCTGTCGCCACTGCCCTCGCAGACGCAGGGCTTCGGGCTGGATGCCTGCGAATACTCTAGCCCCTACTCCGTCCACCCATCCACCCCGTCCTCTGATGAGCGTTTCTCCCAGCTCTTCCCAGGAGAGACGGCTTCCTTGTCCCCTTGTCCTGAGGCGCTGAAGCCCTACCCGAAGCCGGCACCCCCCCCCGCCTACTCCGTACCTCCGCGAACATTCTCACCCAGTTGCTCCCCTACTCCCCGGCTCCTGTCCTCCTGCAGTGCGGCCCAGAGCCCTCACCGGGCCCCCAGCAAGGACTTCCAGCATTATGACTCTCCCAACTACtgtggctccccctgctggtacGGCCAGGGGGGGTCGCTGGCCAGCAGCCCACAGAGCTATGACTCTGAGCGCCCCTCTggtgccactctgcccccccacgGACGGACTGACAAAAGAGAGCTGAGCCAGGCGGGGAGTTCGGGCCTCAGGGCGGGCCCTCCTCCACACTCGCCCTACCCCATCCCTCTCCATCGTggttcctcctcatcctcctgtgCTACAGTCACCCTGGACTCCTCCCCCCTGCCCGAGGACATGGGCTTCACCCTGCACCCTGACAATTACCCCAGTATGCCCCAGCGCTACCCTCCCCAACCAGCGCGGGGCGGGGTCCTGTGCCAGCTGCTGGACCAGCCTGCAGAGGACGGCTTCACCGTCACCAGTCTGTAG